A stretch of the Mercenaria mercenaria strain notata unplaced genomic scaffold, MADL_Memer_1 contig_3810, whole genome shotgun sequence genome encodes the following:
- the LOC123528064 gene encoding craniofacial development protein 2-like has translation MVTSLTIGSWNVCTLMDIPNAERPARRTALVALELGRYSVDVTALSETRIAAEGQLIEYNAGYTFFWNGQKVDERREAGVGFAIRTKLVRNLTGQPKGINDRLVTIRLPVGMNKHATLISCYAPTMTNPEEIKDKFYQELDALTSRDAMLFILGDFNARVGMDCHSWEGAIGRNGVGKCNSNGVLLLRTCISHDLLITNTIFRQANRNKTAWMDPRSEHWNMIDYIITRKTSRQDVKITKTISGVECWTDHRLVISKLSPM, from the coding sequence ATGGTGACATCGCTCACCATCGGATCGTGGAACGTATGTACCCTCATGGACATTCCCAACGCAGAGAGACCAGCAAGACGCACTGCACTTGTCGCACTGGAATTAGGACGATACAGTGTGGATGTTACTGCACTGTCTGAAACACGGATTGCTGCGGAGGGACAACTAATCGAGTATAACGCTGGCTACACCTTCTTTTGGAATGGTCAAAAAGTCGATGAGCGACGTGAAGCTGGAGTGGGCTTTGCAATAAGGACCAAGCTTGTTCGTAACCTAACCGGCCAACCCAAAGGCATCAATGACAGGCTCGTGACAATACGTCTTCCTGTTGGGATGAACAAGCACGCTACACTCATCAGCTGCTATGCCCCGACGATGACCAACCCAGAAGAAATTAAAGACAAGTTCTACCAAGAGTTAGATGCCCTTACTTCCAGAGATGCCATGCTGTTCATACTGGGTGACTTCAATGCTAGAGTTGGTATGGATTGCCATTCATGGGAAGGAGCAATTGGTAGAAACGGCGTAGGCAAGTGCAACAGCAATGGTGTCTTGCTTCTCAGGACCTGCATCTCGCATGACCTTCTTATCACGAACACCATCTTCCGACAAGCCAATCGCAATAAAACTGCCTGGATGGACCCAAGGTCCGAGCATTGGAACATGATCGACTACATCATCACAAGGAAGACAAGCAGACAGGATGTGAAAATAACCAAGACCATTAGTGGTGTTGAGTGCTGGACAGATCACAGACTCGTTATTTCCAAACTGAGCCCCATGTAA